The Lutibacter sp. A64 genome segment GCTTTACCAACATCACCAGTTACACGTGGGTGATCTGAATCGTATCCACGGTGCGTAGCTAAATCAAAAGCAACTGAAAGTCCTTTTTGACCTGCAGCTAAATTTCTTCTGTAAAAAGCATTGGATTCTTCTGCAGTTGAGAAACCTGCGTATTGACGAACCGTCCAAGGACGCATAGCATACATTGCACTATAAGGTCCTCTTAAAAATGGAGGTACACCAGCAGCATAACCTAAATGTTCGGCTTCTGAAATATCTTCTTTTGAAAATTGTTTTTTTACAGGGATTCCTTCAGGAGTATTCCAAACGTCTTGATTCTCTGAAGTTGCAGCTGTTTGTTTTACAGCTGAATTTAATTTAATATCTGAAAAATCTGGTTTCATATCCTTAGGCTTTTAATGTTTTTTGAACTTTTTCCTGAATCGCTGAAAGTGTTACAAGAACATCAGTTCTCATATTAACAACACCATCTAAACCAAATTCAGTTAATTCATCCATGTTTTTTGGAGCACCAGCTAATAACAATACTTTGTTTTTAGCAATAGCTCTAAATGCTTTTATAAATGCAACAGCACTTTCATCGTAATCTTGATCTGAACTACAGATTACCACTACGTGAGCGTCTGATTTTGCACTTTCTGTAGCAGCTTCTTCAGCGCTATTAAAACTTTCTTCTTGGTGAACGTCAAAACCACTAACACCAATAAAGTCGTAAGCAAAAGCAGCTCTAGCTTTACGCATATTTAAGTTACCGTAACTTGCTAACTGCACAATTGGACGTACATTGGTATCTGTAACTAATTGTTCTGTAACTCTTCGCATTGCTTCAATTTCTAATGAAGCTCTTCTTGGAGTTAATACTTTAGAATTTTCGGTTGGACCAGTAGAAAGTAAGTCTATAGCAACTTTTTCCATTAAGTTAGGGTATTTATTAATCCCTACCATTGGAGTTCTACGTTGGCTAATTAATTTTAATTTTTTAAGACGAATTTCAGCAACTTGTTGTTGAATTGTTTCATTTTCAAAAGCTGTGTAAAAACCACCATCGGCTTCAATAGATTTAAATAATTCTAAAGCTTTTTCAGCTATTTTTGAAGAAACTTCTTCAATATAATAGGAACCATCAACTGGGTTTGAAACTTTTCCGAAGTAAGATTCTTCTTTTAAAATAGTAGTTATATTACCAGCTATTCTACTTGAAAATTCAGAAGGTGCTTTAAATTCTTTATCGTAAGGATCAATTAAAATACCATCTACATTTCCTAAAATTGCAGACATAGCTTCAGTTGTACAACGCAATAAGTTAGTTTCAGCATCTGTTACAGATTTACTCCAAATTGAAGTTTTAGCTGTAATGGTGTTTGTAAGTTCAGAAACTCCGTATTTGGTAGCAACTTCAGCTAATAAACTGTTAAATGCTCTAAATTTACCAATTTCAATAAAGTACTCTAAACCAATAGCTAGTTTAAAGTTTAAATTGTTAAATATAGTTTGAGCTTCAACACCTTTTTCTGAAAGTTTTTCAATTAAGAAAACTAAAGAATTTAATGTGTAAGCAATTTCTTGAACTTGGTTTGCACCTGAATCTAAATATTCAGTTCCAGAAACTGTGATAGCTTTAAAGTTAGGAAAATCAGCAGTTAATTTTACAAGTTCTGCAATTACTTCAATTTGAGAAGCATTAAAAGAACCAGTAGTTACATAATTTGAAATAACTCCTGTATTAATATAACCTTTTAAATTGCTGTCTTTTGCAAAAGCAACTAAATCAGTTGTAAAAGCAATAGCATCATCTGTTATTTCAAAAGAAACAGTTGTTGCATTTAAATCTATTCCATTAAGAAGGTTTGCTATAGATACATTTTCTTTTAATTGAAAAATAATTCCATTCATTCCTTCCTCAACAGCTTTTATAGCTAATTTATTTCCATTTTCAGCTGTTGTAACTGTAATGCTACGATAGTTGACTAAAGATTGAGAGTTTTCTCCAGTATTTTGAAGCTGCTCAATTTTATTTTCTATGCTGTAACAAGGTTGAATATTGATACCAGTAAGGTTTTTCCAAACCAGTTTTTTATCAAAATCAGCTCCTTTTAAATCTGCGGTCACTCTTTCCATCCACTGTTCTGTTGAAACAGGAGGGAATTCAGAAAAAAGTGCTTTATTTTTATCGCTCATTATGTTTGAATTTAATATGAATTTAAAATTTAGAGTCTTTAAAATTAAAAAAATAAAGACTCTAATTTTAATAAATTTATTTAATCATTAAACTACTTCCAAAACGTTCGAAAATAGCTTTGTCTAATTCTTCTCTATGATCTGGGTGTGCGATGTCTCTAAGCGCATGAGCACGTTGTTTTAGGTTTTTACCAAACAGCTCTGCAACACCATATTCAGTTGCTATATAGCGTGCATGGGCACGAGTTGTTACTACACCAGCACCTACTTTTAAAGTTGGTGTAATCTTAGAAACACCTTTTAAAGTTGTAGATGTAATGGCACAAATTGGTTTTCCGCCTGGTGATAATGCTGCACCACGCATAAAGTCCATTTGACCACCTACACCAGAAAACATTCTTGTACCAATTGAATCTGCACAAATTTGTCCAGTTAAATCTACTTCAATAGCAGAGTTTATAGCTGTTGCTTTTGGGTTTTGACGAATAATTGACGTATCGTTTACATAAGCAATATCATTCATTTCAATTTCTGGATTGTCATCCATAAAATCGTATAAACGGCGTGTACCCATTGCAAACCCTGAAACTATTTTATAAGGATTTGTTTTCTTTTTAGATCCATTTACAATTCCTTTTTCAACTAAATCTACAATACCTTCAGAAAACATTTCTGTATGTACACCTAAGTTTTTATGGTTGTGTAAAAATGTTAATACAGCATTAGGAATACCTCCAATTCCCATTTGAAGTGTTGCTCCATCTTCAATAATTTCTGCTACATTTTTACCGATTGCTTTTTCTATATCAGAAGGGGCTACAAATTTCATTTCATAGATTTCTTCTTCAATTTCAACACATGCATCAAATCTGTTAATATGAACTTGCGCATCTCCGAAAGTACGAGGCATTAGTGGATTTATTTGTGCAATTATTTTTTTACCTCGTTCAATACCTGAGTGTACAATATCTACAGAAACTCCTAAAGAGCAAAATCCGTGTTTATCTGGAGGTGATACATTTATTAAAACAACATCTAAGTCCATATAACCTTCTCTAAATAAAGTTGGAATATCGCTTAAGAACATTGGAATGTAATCGGCAGTGTCTCCTATACTTTTTCTAATATTTCCTCCAATAAAGAAGGCGTTTGTATGGAAACTTTCTCTTAATTCTGGAGCTACATATCCACATTCACCTTCGGTATGTAGGTGGCAAATTTCTACACCTTTTAATTCAGGTGCTCTAGCTACCATTGCTTTAATTAAAGCTTGTGGTGTAGCAGATCCTCCTTGAATTAAAACTCTATCTCCTGATTTTATTAATTTAACAGCATTTTCGGCTGTCATTTTATTTGGTATATTCATTTTATAACGTTTATTATAAGTTGTTTCATCAACTTTTTTAATATTATTTATTTCACTATCCTAAGAAACTTAATATAATACCTGCTGCAATTGCAGAACCAATTACACCTGAAACATTAGGAGCCATTGCATGCATTAATAAGTAGTTACTTGGGTCAGATTTTAATCCTTCGTGGTGAACAACACGCGCACTATCTGGAACAGCAGAGACACCTGCAGCACCAATTAATGGGTTTATTTTATTATCTCCTTTAAGGAATAAATTCATAAACTTAGCGAATAATAATCCTCCACAAGTAGCAATAACAAATGAGATTGCTCCTAATCCAAAGATTAACATGGAATCTTCAGTAATAAAGATATCTGCTTGTGTAGAAGCACCTACTGTTACACCTAAAAGAATGGTTACAATATCAATTAATTTTGTTCTTGCAGTGTCAGCTAAACGTTCAGTTCTTCCAGATTCTTTTAATAAATTTCCAAAGAATAACATACCTAATAGTGGTAATGCACTAGGAGAGATGAATAATGTTAAAATTAAACCAACCACAGGGAAAATCATTTTTTCTTTTTGAGTTACAGCTCTTGGTGGTTTCATTTTAATTTTTCTATCCTTTTTTGAAATTAATAAACGCATTAAAGGAGGTTGAATTACCGGTACTAATGCCATATATGAATAGGCAGCAATTGCAATTGGCCCAATTAAGTTTTTAACCGTTGTACCATCTGCGAGTATATTTATACCGTTTGCTAATTTAGATGAAAGGAAAATAGCAGTTGGTCCATCAGCACCACCAATAATTCCAATAGCTCCAGCTTCAGGAAGACTAAAACCAAGGTAAAGTGCTCCCATAAATGTAGCAAATACACCAATTTGTGCTGCTGCACCTAAAAGCATTAGTTTAGGGTTTGCAATTAGTGATGAGAAATCTGTCATTGCTCCAATACCTAAGAAAATTAGAGGAGGATATACTCCTTTTACTACTCCAAAATATAAGTAGTTTAAAACAGAACCTGTTTCGTAAATTCCAGTTTGGTTACCTGCAACAAAGGGAATATTTCCCAGAATTACACCTGTTCCAATAGGTATTAAAAGCAGTGGCTCATAATCGTATTTTATTCCTAAAAATATAAATACAATCCCTATAATAATCATAATTACATGACCAGATGTTGCGTTTGCAAAACCGGTATAGTTATAAAATTGTTTTATTCCATTAAGAGCCCCAATCTTTGAGTCTGAATTTGCTGTGCTTTCAACTTGTTCAGTTTTAACAGCATCTTCTAAATTAGTTGCGTTTGTATTTGTACCTAACCCAAGTGCTGGTCTTATAAAGATCAACAGTGATAAAGCACAAAATATTATTATTACTTTCTTCATTTTTTTTCTTTTAGGGAATTATTTGAATTATTTAATTTAAAAACAGATAATTCAGAAATTTTTATTCTAGTTCAATCATTGCTTGGTCTTGAAGTACTTGTTGTCCAACCGTTACGTTAACGGCAGTAACAGTACCTGCTTTTTCACAAACAATATTGTTTTCCATTTTCATTGCTTCTAATACTAACATTCTGTCACCCACTTTAAGCGTATCACCTACTTTTACATCAAGAGATAACACAACTCCTGGAATTGGAGCAACA includes the following:
- a CDS encoding methylmalonyl-CoA mutase family protein; this translates as MSDKNKALFSEFPPVSTEQWMERVTADLKGADFDKKLVWKNLTGINIQPCYSIENKIEQLQNTGENSQSLVNYRSITVTTAENGNKLAIKAVEEGMNGIIFQLKENVSIANLLNGIDLNATTVSFEITDDAIAFTTDLVAFAKDSNLKGYINTGVISNYVTTGSFNASQIEVIAELVKLTADFPNFKAITVSGTEYLDSGANQVQEIAYTLNSLVFLIEKLSEKGVEAQTIFNNLNFKLAIGLEYFIEIGKFRAFNSLLAEVATKYGVSELTNTITAKTSIWSKSVTDAETNLLRCTTEAMSAILGNVDGILIDPYDKEFKAPSEFSSRIAGNITTILKEESYFGKVSNPVDGSYYIEEVSSKIAEKALELFKSIEADGGFYTAFENETIQQQVAEIRLKKLKLISQRRTPMVGINKYPNLMEKVAIDLLSTGPTENSKVLTPRRASLEIEAMRRVTEQLVTDTNVRPIVQLASYGNLNMRKARAAFAYDFIGVSGFDVHQEESFNSAEEAATESAKSDAHVVVICSSDQDYDESAVAFIKAFRAIAKNKVLLLAGAPKNMDELTEFGLDGVVNMRTDVLVTLSAIQEKVQKTLKA
- a CDS encoding acetyl-CoA hydrolase/transferase family protein — encoded protein: MNIPNKMTAENAVKLIKSGDRVLIQGGSATPQALIKAMVARAPELKGVEICHLHTEGECGYVAPELRESFHTNAFFIGGNIRKSIGDTADYIPMFLSDIPTLFREGYMDLDVVLINVSPPDKHGFCSLGVSVDIVHSGIERGKKIIAQINPLMPRTFGDAQVHINRFDACVEIEEEIYEMKFVAPSDIEKAIGKNVAEIIEDGATLQMGIGGIPNAVLTFLHNHKNLGVHTEMFSEGIVDLVEKGIVNGSKKKTNPYKIVSGFAMGTRRLYDFMDDNPEIEMNDIAYVNDTSIIRQNPKATAINSAIEVDLTGQICADSIGTRMFSGVGGQMDFMRGAALSPGGKPICAITSTTLKGVSKITPTLKVGAGVVTTRAHARYIATEYGVAELFGKNLKQRAHALRDIAHPDHREELDKAIFERFGSSLMIK
- a CDS encoding sodium ion-translocating decarboxylase subunit beta, translating into MKKVIIIFCALSLLIFIRPALGLGTNTNATNLEDAVKTEQVESTANSDSKIGALNGIKQFYNYTGFANATSGHVIMIIIGIVFIFLGIKYDYEPLLLIPIGTGVILGNIPFVAGNQTGIYETGSVLNYLYFGVVKGVYPPLIFLGIGAMTDFSSLIANPKLMLLGAAAQIGVFATFMGALYLGFSLPEAGAIGIIGGADGPTAIFLSSKLANGINILADGTTVKNLIGPIAIAAYSYMALVPVIQPPLMRLLISKKDRKIKMKPPRAVTQKEKMIFPVVGLILTLFISPSALPLLGMLFFGNLLKESGRTERLADTARTKLIDIVTILLGVTVGASTQADIFITEDSMLIFGLGAISFVIATCGGLLFAKFMNLFLKGDNKINPLIGAAGVSAVPDSARVVHHEGLKSDPSNYLLMHAMAPNVSGVIGSAIAAGIILSFLG